From Alphaproteobacteria bacterium, the proteins below share one genomic window:
- a CDS encoding ABC transporter ATP-binding protein, whose translation MNSAPLLSVQGLNVALPTPSGPGFAVRDLSFDLDRGQTLGIVGESGCGKSMTALALMALLPDGASTSGRIELGGQDLLALDEDRLCAIRGNAIAMIFQEPMTSLNPLHPVGRQVMEPLLLHRGLGPQEARAEAIRLLERVGLDEAERRLAAYPHQLSGGQRQRVMIAMALSCQPDVLIADEPTTALDVTIQGQILDLIAEIVAETGMALILISHDLGVIAESVDRVLVMYGGAVVERGATQDLFEGLAHPYSRGLFAALPKLGAGRQRLETIPGTVPELADLPAGCTFADRCALAVADCPGNVPVLESVAPGHEAACFRLGEVAPEVPA comes from the coding sequence ATGAATTCCGCCCCCTTGCTCAGCGTCCAAGGCTTGAATGTGGCGCTCCCCACCCCCAGCGGGCCGGGCTTCGCGGTGCGTGATCTCTCGTTCGACCTCGATCGCGGCCAGACCCTGGGCATCGTCGGCGAATCGGGTTGCGGCAAGTCGATGACGGCGCTGGCCCTGATGGCGCTGCTGCCCGATGGCGCCAGCACCTCGGGCCGCATCGAGCTCGGCGGCCAGGACCTCTTGGCCCTCGACGAGGACCGCCTCTGCGCCATCCGCGGCAACGCCATCGCCATGATCTTCCAGGAGCCCATGACCTCGCTCAACCCGCTGCACCCGGTGGGCCGCCAGGTCATGGAGCCCTTGCTGCTGCACCGGGGCTTGGGCCCCCAGGAGGCCCGGGCCGAGGCCATCCGGCTCCTCGAACGGGTCGGCCTCGACGAAGCCGAACGCCGCCTCGCCGCCTATCCCCACCAGCTTTCCGGCGGCCAGAGGCAGCGCGTGATGATCGCCATGGCGCTATCGTGTCAGCCCGACGTGCTGATCGCCGACGAGCCGACAACGGCGCTCGACGTCACCATCCAGGGCCAAATCCTCGATCTCATCGCCGAGATCGTGGCCGAGACCGGCATGGCCTTGATCCTGATCTCCCACGACCTGGGCGTGATCGCCGAAAGCGTCGACCGGGTGCTGGTGATGTACGGCGGCGCCGTGGTCGAACGCGGCGCCACCCAGGACCTCTTCGAGGGCCTGGCGCACCCCTACAGCCGCGGCCTCTTTGCCGCGCTGCCCAAGCTCGGCGCCGGCCGCCAGCGCCTGGAAACCATCCCCGGCACGGTGCCGGAGCTCGCCGACCTGCCCGCCGGCTGCACCTTCGCCGACCGCTGTGCGCTGGCGGTGGCCGACTGCCCCGGCAACGTCCCTGTCCTCGAATCCGTGGCTCCGGGCCATGAGGCGGCGTGTTTTCGCTTGGGTGAGGTGGCACCCGAGGTGCCGGCATGA
- a CDS encoding ATP-binding cassette domain-containing protein: MTNVVVARDLKRHYTLPRESLFAPPGKVYALDGVSLGIDQGHSLGVVGESGCGKSTLARCIMALEPLTAGSVEILDNRVSDLEGDALRRLRRHFQMIFQDPYGSLDPRHTVGRIVAEPLVALEPGRDRIERRQRVDEALESVALKASDTGKYPHEFSGGQRQRIAIARALITRPEVIIADEPVSALDVSVQAQVLNLLQDLQDRFGVTYLLISHDLAVVESVCHDVAVMYLGKIVEQGPTSEIFASPKHPYTRALIDAVPQMRPDRPRLRLEGTVQSPTMRFGGCPFTERCPEVENRCRAEAPELREVAAGHQVSCHRV; this comes from the coding sequence ATGACCAACGTCGTCGTCGCCCGCGACCTCAAGCGCCACTACACGCTGCCCCGCGAATCGCTGTTCGCGCCGCCGGGCAAGGTCTACGCCCTCGATGGCGTCAGCCTCGGCATCGACCAGGGCCACAGCCTGGGCGTGGTGGGCGAATCGGGCTGCGGCAAATCGACGCTGGCGCGCTGCATCATGGCGCTGGAGCCCCTCACCGCTGGCTCGGTGGAAATCCTCGACAACCGCGTCTCGGACCTCGAAGGCGACGCGCTACGGCGGCTGCGGCGCCATTTCCAGATGATCTTCCAGGACCCCTACGGCTCCCTCGACCCCCGCCACACGGTGGGCCGCATCGTGGCCGAGCCCCTGGTGGCGCTGGAGCCCGGCCGCGACCGCATTGAGCGCCGCCAGCGCGTCGACGAGGCCCTCGAATCGGTGGCGCTGAAGGCCAGCGACACCGGCAAGTACCCGCACGAATTCTCCGGCGGCCAACGCCAACGCATCGCCATCGCCCGGGCCCTGATCACGCGGCCCGAGGTGATCATCGCCGACGAGCCCGTCTCGGCGCTGGACGTCTCGGTCCAGGCCCAGGTTCTGAATCTGCTACAGGACCTGCAGGACCGCTTCGGCGTGACGTATCTCTTGATCAGCCACGACCTGGCCGTGGTCGAATCGGTGTGCCACGACGTGGCCGTCATGTATCTCGGCAAGATCGTCGAACAAGGCCCGACCAGCGAGATTTTCGCCAGCCCCAAACACCCGTATACCCGGGCGCTGATCGACGCCGTGCCCCAGATGCGGCCGGACCGGCCCCGCTTGCGGCTCGAGGGGACGGTGCAAAGTCCGACGATGCGATTTGGGGGCTGTCCGTTTACCGAGCGCTGCCCGGAGGTCGAGAACAGATGCCGGGCGGAAGCACCGGAGTTGCGGGAGGTGGCGGCTGGGCATCAGGTGTCGTGCCATCGGGTGTAG